One stretch of Haloterrigena salifodinae DNA includes these proteins:
- a CDS encoding alpha/beta hydrolase, with translation MHADRMSPQAEAAIERQGRLPLPHNRYGLKLLRRLTGPMMRLRNRNGPSVGRTIDRTIPGPAGDLDARLYLPAASGPHPTIVFFHGGGFVLGSIETHDWLCRHLTRESGCAVLSVDYRLAPEHPFPAAVEDAFAAVEWAAANPDAVAGNGRVAVAGDSAGGTLAAVAALMAVERDGPEIDHQTLLYPAVGIETDQPSVREHAGIVLDEDDMEWFNECYYRSDIHRRNPYADPTNACDLSGVAPATVVTAGFDPLRDGGKSYAEQLVRDGVHTRYENYTDMPHGFMTLRDVDRARDAIAAVADDLADALEDD, from the coding sequence ATGCACGCTGACAGGATGAGTCCACAGGCGGAGGCGGCGATCGAGCGCCAGGGGCGGCTCCCCTTGCCGCACAACCGTTACGGCCTGAAACTCCTCCGGCGTCTCACCGGTCCGATGATGCGGCTCCGGAACCGAAACGGCCCAAGCGTCGGGCGGACGATCGACCGAACAATCCCCGGTCCCGCGGGCGATCTCGACGCCCGCCTCTACCTCCCGGCCGCGTCCGGGCCGCATCCGACGATCGTCTTCTTCCACGGCGGCGGGTTCGTCCTCGGAAGTATCGAGACACACGACTGGCTCTGTCGACACTTGACTCGCGAGAGCGGCTGCGCCGTCCTCTCGGTCGACTACCGGCTCGCCCCCGAACACCCCTTCCCCGCGGCGGTCGAGGACGCCTTCGCCGCCGTCGAGTGGGCGGCCGCGAACCCCGACGCGGTCGCCGGAAACGGTCGGGTCGCAGTCGCAGGCGACTCCGCTGGCGGGACGCTCGCCGCCGTCGCGGCGCTCATGGCCGTCGAGCGCGACGGTCCGGAAATCGATCATCAGACGCTACTCTATCCGGCCGTCGGCATCGAAACTGACCAGCCGTCCGTCAGGGAGCACGCCGGCATCGTCCTCGACGAGGACGACATGGAGTGGTTCAATGAATGCTACTACCGGAGCGACATCCACAGGCGCAACCCCTACGCCGACCCGACGAACGCCTGCGACCTCTCGGGCGTCGCTCCCGCGACGGTCGTCACCGCTGGCTTCGACCCGCTCCGGGACGGCGGGAAATCCTACGCCGAACAGCTCGTCCGTGATGGCGTACACACGCGCTACGAGAATTATACGGACATGCCTCACGGCTTCATGACTCTCCGGGACGTCGACCGCGCCCGCGATGCGATCGCGGCCGTTGCCGACGATCTTGCTGATGCACTCGAGGACGACTGA
- a CDS encoding ABC transporter permease subunit, translating to MTVTWRDVARKDFEDVVRSKLLWAITGGFVGLLAFFLLVGYVSGDAGEGSMSDLLAVMGQFVIFFVPLIALIAGYMAIVGERRSGSLRVLLSYPFSRSDVVTGKVVGRSVVVAATILVGFLVVTVLGVPLVGEVSVVELAQVTGLTIGLGVTFTALAVGISAATASRGTALAWAVGIFILLLVMWEALAVGIYYLAAGARPGVEVEAWYFALYQANPLEAYRFAVDQVTNSYVGPMVQLGLEDVSFAEAGPADLRIESRVDGDVPVYLRPWTVALVYVGWIAVPLAIGYRRFDAADLE from the coding sequence ATGACCGTCACGTGGCGCGACGTCGCGCGCAAGGACTTCGAGGACGTCGTCCGATCGAAGCTGCTGTGGGCGATCACCGGCGGCTTCGTCGGCCTCCTCGCGTTCTTCCTGCTCGTTGGCTACGTCTCGGGGGACGCAGGCGAGGGATCGATGAGCGACCTGCTGGCCGTGATGGGGCAGTTTGTGATCTTTTTCGTCCCCTTGATCGCGCTGATCGCGGGCTACATGGCGATCGTCGGGGAGCGACGGTCTGGGAGCCTGCGCGTCCTCCTGAGCTACCCGTTCTCGCGGTCGGACGTGGTCACCGGCAAGGTCGTCGGTCGCAGCGTCGTCGTCGCGGCAACGATCCTAGTCGGGTTCCTCGTCGTGACCGTCCTCGGCGTGCCGCTGGTCGGGGAGGTCTCGGTCGTGGAACTCGCGCAGGTTACCGGGCTGACGATCGGACTGGGTGTGACGTTTACGGCGCTGGCCGTCGGCATCTCCGCGGCCACGGCCTCGCGGGGGACCGCCCTCGCGTGGGCCGTTGGCATCTTCATCCTGCTGTTAGTGATGTGGGAGGCCCTCGCCGTCGGGATCTACTACCTCGCCGCCGGTGCCCGTCCCGGGGTCGAGGTCGAGGCCTGGTACTTCGCGCTGTACCAGGCGAACCCCCTCGAGGCCTACCGGTTCGCCGTCGATCAGGTGACGAACAGCTATGTCGGTCCAATGGTCCAGCTGGGCCTCGAGGACGTGTCGTTCGCCGAGGCCGGCCCGGCGGACCTCCGGATCGAATCGCGCGTCGACGGCGATGTCCCCGTCTACCTCCGGCCGTGGACCGTTGCGCTGGTGTACGTCGGTTGGATCGCTGTCCCGCTGGCGATCGGCTACCGGCGGTTCGACGCGGCCGACCTCGAGTGA